A DNA window from Tachysurus fulvidraco isolate hzauxx_2018 chromosome 4, HZAU_PFXX_2.0, whole genome shotgun sequence contains the following coding sequences:
- the LOC113656584 gene encoding toll-like receptor 13 codes for MFRFLSMVLLASATGWMSKKCFVYEDEVIKDTQIIQSCPLGNLTASCVDVSDVKLDLAMLPPLVNSLCLEAAQGLVLWPNAFKRFSIFEQLHIRNCPRAIHSGAFAGLPNLRLISFDGLSCCRTSFSANAFWQLPSLSELFFYNYNMSSISADVFSGIKELQTLHFQSCGIKILDIACKTVELSQSLTSLYVGTDDTVVLRRQHCPRLEDATTAEHFKTLKRISFAFPGLKSLGESVFKYFPNISLLNMPMNSVLKMQLLQSGVQKIQTLEAKLEQGGLGSVCDIVYNLSVESLKLENDFALCDDIEIKGCARLREMRLESSYLQDKLCFIRVVKNLQVLDLKFKFLPKLLHNLCDSPDFLQLLQKFYLNHSLLSRITRRQFYCLQNLQTLDLALNKISVIEDFAFAGFDKLQGSYMKDMGLLSDNQTFNGLRSLEYLILRGNEILSINFTAFEGLTSLKVLDLQDNLITRISAKHSIPYLGLESLESLDLKSNRITYVDDFTFKHMKSLKTLILDNNNISEISRFTFFGLDGLESLMIEYNVVNHIEPFALSNLSALRKFSVGCLKNPSSMTAEVEINLGLWFGRIPINLTELIISSCSRPMSIVIGSESAPKPGLQLEIFGQRVSFRDCEKPFFLSVVSLKVIVKQLVCGSRFAGKYFKFLESFELSSQVMTTFDDLVDLNTLLHLRYLKLRSIDLFDQPHLGILLHNLTALQFFGLYRSRIPSISEDLTKDLKSLKYLYLSLYNDLNVIDNFAKPLLNLRYIVMINMMLFCSCGGAWLNEWSIDNRQVQVLTWSYPTRHALECRNMNGIQDFAKYSVSSCSLHVGFILYVSTSLGILLFMLVVLVHNLAGDYLLAFIYIAHAWMDKAVRGSAKRHYQYDVFVSYSGTDESWVVDELLPNLERRGPPFLQLCLHSRDFQLGVDITENITGSLYKSRHTLCLLSRQYLRSKWCSLEMKLATNYLIAEHRDILIVVFLEKISPKLLSAHHRLARFVKRKTYIDWPQDPQQQVAFWDRLWAKLAPKPF; via the coding sequence ATGTTTCGGTTCCTCTCCATGGTCCTACTAGCATCAGCTACAGGCTGGAtgtcaaaaaaatgttttgtttacgAAGATGAAGTTATCAAAGACACCCAGATCATTCAGTCTTGCCCGCTGGGAAACCTAACAGCAAGCTGTGTGGACGTCAGCGACGTGAAGCTGGATCTTGCCATGCTTCCTCCTCTTGTTAACAGTCTTTGCCTGGAAGCAGCACAGGGACTGGTGCTATGGCCAAATGCTTTTAAACGATTCTCCATTTTTGAACAATTGCACATCCGAAATTGTCCCAGGGCCATTCATTCTGGAGCTTTTGCAGGGTTGCCAAATCTGCGTCTGATATCATTTGATGGACTTTCCTGTTGCAGGACTTCTTTTTCAGCAAATGCTTTTTGGCAGCTACCCAGCTTGAgcgagctttttttttataactacaATATGTCATCAATATCAGCAGATGTATTTAGTGGAATAAAAGAACTACAAACCTTGCACTTTCAGAGCTGTGGCATCAAAATCCTGGATATTGCCTGCAAAACTGTTGAACTCTCACAATCACTGACGTCCCTGTACGTCGGGACCGATGACACGGTTGTCCTGAGACGCCAGCACTGTCCTCGATTAGAGGATGCGACGACGGCCGAACATTTCAAAACCTTGAAAAGGATCAGTTTTGCATTTCCTGGTCTGAAATCCTTGGGGGAAAGCGTCTTCAAGTACTTTCCAAATATTTCCCTATTAAACATGCCCATGAATTCGGTTCTCAAGATGCAGCTGCTGCAGTCTGGAGTACAAAAGATTCAGACGCTGGAGGCAAAACTGGAACAGGGTGGTCTTGGGTCTGTTTGTGATATTGTATACAATCTTTCAGTCGAAAGCTTAAAATTAGAAAACGATTTTGCCCTTTGTGACGATATCGAGATCAAAGGATGTGCGAGACTGCGAGAAATGCGACTTGAAAGCTCTTACTTGCAAGATAAGCTATGTTTCATTAGGGTTGTAAAAAATCTACAAGTTTTGGATTTGAAATTCAAATTTTTGCCAAAGTTACTCCATAATCTTTGTGACTCACCTGATTTTTTGCAGCTGTTACAAAAGTTTTATCTAAATCATAGTTTGTTAAGCAGAATAACTAGAAGACAGTTTTATTGTCTACAAAATCTCCAAACTCTTGATCTCGCCCTTAATAAAATCTCTGTGATCGAAGATTTTGCATTTGCAGGATTTGATAAGTTGCAAGGTTCCTACATGAAGGACATGGGTTTGCTGAGTGATAATCAGACTTTTAATGGTCTCCGTAGTTtggaatatttaattttaagagGTAATGAAATTTTGTCAATTAACTTTACTGCATTTGAAGGCCTGACCAGTTTGAAAGTCTTGGACCTTCAAGACAACCTGATTACTCGGATCTCTGCGAAACATTCGATTCCGTATCTGGGACTGGAGAGTTTGGAAAGTTTAGACTTGAAGTCTAACAGAATCACGTATGTCGATGACTTCACATTCAAACATATGAAAAGTTTAAAAACGTTAATTTTGGATAACAACAACATTTCTGAAATTAGCAGGTTCACCTTCTTTGGTCTGGATGGTTTAGAGTCATTGATGATTGAATATAATGTAGTTAACCATATCGAGCCCTTTGCCCTGAGCAATTTATCTGCTTTGCGGAAATTCTCAGTTGGGTGTCTCAAAAATCCATCATCCATGACCGCAGAGGTCGAGATCAATCTCGGTCTCTGGTTTGGCCGCATTCCTATAAACCTCACTGAACTCATTATCAGCTCCTGCAGCCGCCCAATGAGCATCGTGATCGGGAGCGAGAGCGCCCCCAAACCTGGTCTACAGCTTGAAATCTTTGGACAAAGAGTCAGTTTCCGAGACTGCGAGAAGCCGTTCTTTCTGTCGGTGGTCAGTCTTAAAGTTATAGTCAAACAGCTTGTGTGTGGCTCACGCTTCGCTGGGAAATACTTCAAGTTCTTGGAAAGCTTTGAGTTATCTTCTCAAGTTATGACCACTTTTGATGATCTGGTCGATCTGAATACTCTTTTGCACCTTCGGTATCTTAAGTTAAGAAGCATAGACCTTTTTGACCAACCTCATCTTGGTATCCTGCTCCACAATCTGACAGCCCTGCAATTTTTTGGTTTGTACAGATCCCGAATTCCTTCCATTAGCGAAGACCTAACTAAAGACTTGAAATCACTCAAATATCTCTACCTTAGTTTGTACAATGACTTGAATGTGATTGACAACTTTGCCAAGCCACTTTTAAATCTGAGGTACATTGTTATGATTAACATGATGCTTTTCTGCAGCTGTGGTGGCGCTTGGTTAAACGAATGGAGCATAGACAACAGACAGGTCCAAGTTCTAACATGGTCGTACCCAACGAGACATGCATTAGAATGCCGAAACATGAACGGCATACAAGACTTTGCTAAGTACAGTGTGTCCAGCTGCTCCCTGCATGTGGGATTTATCTTATACGTTTCTACTTCTCTTGGGATTCTGCTTTTCATGTTAGTGGTTTTGGTCCATAATCTTGCTGGAGATTACCTGCTGGCGTTTATATACATCGCTCACGCCTGGATGGACAAAGCCGTCCGAGGGAGCGCTAAGAGACACTATCAGTATGACGTTTTTGTCTCGTACTCGGGAACAGACGAGTCCTGGGTTGTGGATGAGCTTCTGCCCAATCTGGAGAGACGAGGACCACCGTTCCTGCAGCTCTGTCTCCACAGTCGGGACTTTCAACTAGGTGTGGACATCACAGAGAACATCACCGGAAGTCTGTACAAGAGCCGCCACACGCTTTGCCTGCTTAGCCGCCAATATCTCCGCAGCAAATGGTGCTCTTTAGAGATGAAGCTGGCCACGAACTACCTGATAGCCGAGCACAGGGACATTCTGATTGTCGTGTTCCTGGAGAAGATCTCCCCGAAACTTCTGTCCGCTCACCACAGGCTGGCACGATTTGTCAAGAGGAAAACTTACATAGACTGGCCCCAGGACCCCCAACAACAGGTGGCATTCTGGGATAGACTGTGGGCCAAGCTCGCACCTAAGCCTTTCTGA